Proteins found in one Anopheles aquasalis chromosome 3, idAnoAquaMG_Q_19, whole genome shotgun sequence genomic segment:
- the LOC126574935 gene encoding lipase member H-A-like, whose amino-acid sequence MKTLGLTLLALGIVLIAASPEQLNDDDLDDTEYDQDNEGDSLVPPSFAIRTEQGETVLMVQIPDKAGDFVPMRRMDVQEYKRNATNFEAAKYVQCYLYAANGTRQKINFDDPAEIGRAGFKRDLPTALLVHGWLGSSESMVIDPLARALLEQEGKNVIAVDWEKGASTLLYPVARYRVPKVAKVVAKLIDNLVRELGQDINRIGIIGHSLGAHIAGISGKLVLSGKIGYIVGLDPASPLFRVKKPAERLSSDDAQYVEIIHTNGKALGFYRNIGQADYYPNGGVKQPGCGINLSCSHQRAVDFFKESLSIRDYYARRCEGLDNLGTSCPSARSTLGGLVWKATKPAGVYYIATAANEPFLRHAASGAIQLMPASGIVGLTGWPLLVTLISYSYWK is encoded by the exons ATGAAGACCTTAGGATTGACCTTGCTGGCGCTGGGAATTGTGCTGATTGCAG CATCGCCCGAGCAGTTGAACGATGACGATCTCGACGATACGGAGTACGATCAGGACAACGAAGGTGATTCACTCGTTCCGCCTTCTTTCGCGATCCGGACGGAGCAGGGTGAAACGGTGCTGATGGTCCAGATCCCAGACAAAGCCGGTGACTTTGTGCCGATGAGACGGATGGATGTGCAAGAGTACAAACGAAATGCAACCAACTTCGAGGCGGCCAAGTATGTGCAGTGCTACCTGTACGCAGCGAACGGTACCAGGCAGAAGATCAATTTCGACGATCCGGCCGAGATTGGCCGGGCCGGTTTTAAGCGGGACCTGCCGACGGCCCTGCTGGTACACGGTTGGCTCGGTAGCTCCGAGTCGATGGTAATCGATCCGTTGGCGCGTGCACTGCTGGAACAGGAAGGCAAAAACGTGATTGCGGTGGATTGGGAAAAGGGCGCCAGTACGCTGCTGTACCCGGTTGCCCGCTACCGGGTCCCGAAGGTGGCGAAGGTCGTTGCCAAGTTGATCGACAATTTGGTAAGGGAGCTTGGACAAGACATCAACCGGATCGGCATCATTGGCCACAGTTTGGGTGCACACATTGCCGGCATCAGCGGCAAGTTGGTGCTTTCTGGCAAGATCGGCTACATCGTGGGGCTCGATCCAGCTTCACCCCTGTTCCGCGTGAAGAAACCGGCCGAACGGCTCTCATCCGATGATGCACAGTACGTCGAAATCATCCACACCAACGGGAAAGCGCTTGGATTCTATCGTAACATTGGCCAAGCCGATTACTATCCAAACGGTGGAGTGAAACAGCCGGGCTGCGGTATCAACCTGTCCTGTAGCCACCAGCGAGCTGTTGACTTTTTCAAGGAATCACTAAGCATACGCGACTACTATGCACGCCGCTGCGAAGGTCTGGATAACCTTGGAACCTCCTGCCCCTCGGCCCGTTCTACGCTGGGTGGGCTCGTATGGAAGGCCACGAAGCCAGCCGGCGTCTATTACATCGCGACCGCCGCCAATGAACCGTTCCTGCGCCACGCTGCCTCTGGTGCCATTCAACTGATGCCCGCATCCGGCATCGTAGGGCTCACGGGCTGGCCGCTGCTCGTCACGCTAATCAGCTACAGTTATTGGAAGTGA
- the LOC126577499 gene encoding ornithine aminotransferase, mitochondrial isoform X1, whose protein sequence is MLRQVGKAEQLVKQFERVLVPLFSTQISFASTFQSAQRSVRTNKQLLVDEPQRTGYAKMNATQQNGFGHAAPKMETQSSSQAVFDREDKFGAHNYHPLPVALARGDGVYVWDVEGKRYYDFLSAYSAVNQGHCHPKIVKALTDQAQVLTLTSRAFYSNVLGEYEEFVTRLFGYDKVLPMNTGVEGGETACKLARKWGYKVKNIPENKAKIVFAEGNFWGRTLAAVSSSNDPSSYSGFGPFMPGFELVPYNNTDALEKALQDPNVCAFMVEPIQGEAGVMVPDDGYLSKVRELCSKYNVLFIADEVQTGLARTGRMLAVDHEHVRPDILILGKALSGGVYPVSAVLADDPVMLCIQPGEHGSTYGGNPLGCKVAIAALKVLLDEKLAENAERMGQLLRSSLRELPTDVVSIVRGKGLLNAIVINPNFNAWEVCLRLKENGLIAKPTHGDIIRFAPPLTINEEQLRDCLNIIKTTILSFVSK, encoded by the exons ATGCTGCGACAAGTGGGAAAAGCTGAGCAACTGGtgaagcagttcgaaagggtgCTGGTGCCCCTGTTCAGCACGCAAATCTCGTTCGCTAGCACCTTCCAGTCAGCTCAGCGATCCGTGCgtacaaacaaacagctcCTGGTGGACGAACCCCAACGCACTGGATATG CTAAAATGAATGCAACACAACAGAATGGGTTCGGGCATGCTGCACCGAAGATGGAAACCCAATCATCGTCGCAGGCCGTGTTTGACCGCGAGGACAAATTTGGCGCTCACAATTACCATCCGCTACCAGTGGCCCTAGCCCGCGGTGACGGAGTGTACGTGTGGGACGTGGAAGGCAAGCGTTACTACGATTTTCTCAGCGCCTACTCCGCCGTCAACCAGGGACACTGCCATCCGAAGATAGTGAAAGCGTTGACCGATCAGGCACAGGTCCTTACGTTAACTTCGAG AGCCTTCTATTCGAATGTACTCGGCGAGTATGAGGAGTTTGTAACTCGACTGTTTGGCTACGATAAGGTGCTACCGATGAACACCGGcgtggaaggaggagaaacGGCCTGTAAGCTAGCTCGCAAGTGGGGCTATAAGGTGAAGAACATCCCGGAGAACAAGGCAAAGATCGTGTTTGCTGAGGGAAACTTTTGGGGCCGTACCCTGGCCGCAGTTTCATCTTCGAATGACCCGTCGAGTTACAGCGGATTCGGGCCATTCATGCCAGGCTTCGAGCTAGTACCGTACAACAACACGGACGCACTGGAGAAAGCACTTCAGGATCCGAACGTGTGCGCATTCATGGTGGAACCTATTCAGGGGGAGGCGGGTGTAATGGTGCCCGACGATGGTTACTTGTCGAAGGTACGCGAGCTGTGCAGCAAGTACAATGTGCTGTTTATCGCGGACGAGGTGCAGACAGGATTGGCTCGAACAGGCCGTATGCTGGCTGTCGATCATGAGCACGTTCGACCGGATATACTGATCCTTGGGAAGGCACTATCCGGAGGTGTCTACCCGGTATCGGCTGTTCTTGCCGACGATCCCGTGATGCTGTGCATTCAGCCCGGCGAGCACGGTTCTACGTACGGTGGAAATCCGCTAGGCTGCAAGGTTGCTATTGCCGCTCTAAAGGTGCTGCTGGACGAAAAGTTGGCGGAAAATGCCGAACGTATGGGGCAACTGCTGCGCAGTTCGCTACGGGAACTGCCGACCGACGTTGTCTCGATAGTTCGCGGCAAGGGTTTGCTGaatgccatcgtcatcaaccCGAACTTTAATGCCTGGGAGGTGTGCTTGCGCTTGAAGGAGAATGGTTTAATTGCTAAACCAACGCATGGTGATATTATTCGCTTCGCACCTCCACTGACGATCAACGAGGAACAGCTGAGAGATTGCCTTAACATTATCAAAACGACAATTTTGTCATTTGTTAGCAAGTAA
- the LOC126577499 gene encoding ornithine aminotransferase, mitochondrial isoform X2, with protein MNATQQNGFGHAAPKMETQSSSQAVFDREDKFGAHNYHPLPVALARGDGVYVWDVEGKRYYDFLSAYSAVNQGHCHPKIVKALTDQAQVLTLTSRAFYSNVLGEYEEFVTRLFGYDKVLPMNTGVEGGETACKLARKWGYKVKNIPENKAKIVFAEGNFWGRTLAAVSSSNDPSSYSGFGPFMPGFELVPYNNTDALEKALQDPNVCAFMVEPIQGEAGVMVPDDGYLSKVRELCSKYNVLFIADEVQTGLARTGRMLAVDHEHVRPDILILGKALSGGVYPVSAVLADDPVMLCIQPGEHGSTYGGNPLGCKVAIAALKVLLDEKLAENAERMGQLLRSSLRELPTDVVSIVRGKGLLNAIVINPNFNAWEVCLRLKENGLIAKPTHGDIIRFAPPLTINEEQLRDCLNIIKTTILSFVSK; from the exons ATGAATGCAACACAACAGAATGGGTTCGGGCATGCTGCACCGAAGATGGAAACCCAATCATCGTCGCAGGCCGTGTTTGACCGCGAGGACAAATTTGGCGCTCACAATTACCATCCGCTACCAGTGGCCCTAGCCCGCGGTGACGGAGTGTACGTGTGGGACGTGGAAGGCAAGCGTTACTACGATTTTCTCAGCGCCTACTCCGCCGTCAACCAGGGACACTGCCATCCGAAGATAGTGAAAGCGTTGACCGATCAGGCACAGGTCCTTACGTTAACTTCGAG AGCCTTCTATTCGAATGTACTCGGCGAGTATGAGGAGTTTGTAACTCGACTGTTTGGCTACGATAAGGTGCTACCGATGAACACCGGcgtggaaggaggagaaacGGCCTGTAAGCTAGCTCGCAAGTGGGGCTATAAGGTGAAGAACATCCCGGAGAACAAGGCAAAGATCGTGTTTGCTGAGGGAAACTTTTGGGGCCGTACCCTGGCCGCAGTTTCATCTTCGAATGACCCGTCGAGTTACAGCGGATTCGGGCCATTCATGCCAGGCTTCGAGCTAGTACCGTACAACAACACGGACGCACTGGAGAAAGCACTTCAGGATCCGAACGTGTGCGCATTCATGGTGGAACCTATTCAGGGGGAGGCGGGTGTAATGGTGCCCGACGATGGTTACTTGTCGAAGGTACGCGAGCTGTGCAGCAAGTACAATGTGCTGTTTATCGCGGACGAGGTGCAGACAGGATTGGCTCGAACAGGCCGTATGCTGGCTGTCGATCATGAGCACGTTCGACCGGATATACTGATCCTTGGGAAGGCACTATCCGGAGGTGTCTACCCGGTATCGGCTGTTCTTGCCGACGATCCCGTGATGCTGTGCATTCAGCCCGGCGAGCACGGTTCTACGTACGGTGGAAATCCGCTAGGCTGCAAGGTTGCTATTGCCGCTCTAAAGGTGCTGCTGGACGAAAAGTTGGCGGAAAATGCCGAACGTATGGGGCAACTGCTGCGCAGTTCGCTACGGGAACTGCCGACCGACGTTGTCTCGATAGTTCGCGGCAAGGGTTTGCTGaatgccatcgtcatcaaccCGAACTTTAATGCCTGGGAGGTGTGCTTGCGCTTGAAGGAGAATGGTTTAATTGCTAAACCAACGCATGGTGATATTATTCGCTTCGCACCTCCACTGACGATCAACGAGGAACAGCTGAGAGATTGCCTTAACATTATCAAAACGACAATTTTGTCATTTGTTAGCAAGTAA
- the LOC126577208 gene encoding stAR-related lipid transfer protein 7, mitochondrial isoform X1: MPMALKLALNSLAMRKLNRYLRKNVKDKSTSILRLWARQCEFVVAQQLRRSQQILTHYAKIWEERALRELLRRVRGQVQRHAKGFLLSSATLLSFDWERERIDLESVQEHMDDFQFLERLQKETIYCRRCEKRKLIDSRVDGVSYCCCPKNVTEMLSVERNAYTVWEPYIEQPRMITWRQEVKPGLYAYKVYVEYPDVTAEDFLHVQIDVEYRKKWDNTAVNLEVIDEDTSKGSNSHVIYWEALWPKLFANRDYVYNRRYFVDRQRRVIMIVNKSIEHPKCPAKPHTQRVHEYWSYMVIKPTSSFNKPGVSFVLTYFDNPGLSIPKYITTWVAKKQMPEFLHQLHQATLNYAKAKKQNETRIIEFWDKHKDPGFEYPPDTLLGYSVEDFSEAQKEEESSLQKVYAKTMNTKAVGERAPLAIMSKRELTADTSKSSDAALCESPDTSIEDNNTPQKSSWWSYLYSYIYFV; this comes from the exons ATGCCCATGGCGCTCAAGCTAGCACTGAACTCTCTCGCCATGCGCAAATTGAACAGATACCTGCGAAAGAATGTTAAGGACAAGTCCACCAGCATATTGCGCCTATGGGCAAGGCAGTGTGAATTCGTCGTTGCCCAGCAGCTTCGCCGAAGTCAGCAGATCCTTACGCATTATGCTAAAATTTGGGAAGAACGAGCACTCCGTGAACTACTGCGGCGAGTCCGTGGCCAG GTACAACGACATGCTAAAGGATTTTTACTATCATCCGCCACCCTGCTGTCGTTCGACTGGGAGCGGGAAAGAATCGACCTGGAATCGGTGCAGGAGCACATGGATGACTTTCAGTTTCTAGAGCGCCTGCAAAAGGAAACGATCTACTGCCGGAGgtgcgaaaaaaggaaactgaTCGACAGTAGGGTGGACGGTGTCAGCTATTGCTGTTGTCCGAAGAACGTGACGGAGATGTTATCCGTCGAGCGAAATGCTTACACCGTTTGGGAACCTTATATCGAGCAGCCACGCATGATAACCTGGCGCCAAGAGGTGAAGCCAGGCCTGTACGCATATAAAG TTTACGTAGAATACCCGGATGTAACGGCCGAAGATTTCTTGCATGTGCAGATCGACGTGGAATATCGCAAAAAGTGGGACAATACAGCCGTGAACCTGGAGGTCATTGATGAAGATACGTCCAAAGGGTCGAACAGCCACGTTATTTACTGGGAAGCTTTATGGCCG AAATTGTTCGCAAATCGTGATTACGTGTACAACCGACGCTATTTTGTCGATCGCCAGCGGCGCGTGATCATGATCGTCAACAAGAGCATCGAACATCCAAAGTGTCCTGCTAAGCCGCACACCCAGCGTGTGCACGAGTACTGGAGTTACATGGTCATTAAGCCGACAAGCAGCTTCAATAAACCGGGCGTATCGTTTGTGCTGACTTACTTCGACAATCCGGGTCTTTCGATTCCGAAGTACATAACCACGTGGGTGGCGAAGAAACAGATGCCCGAATTTCTACATCAGTTGCACCAGGCCACGCTGAACTATGCCAAGGCAAAGAAGCAGAACGAGACGCGCATAATTGAGTTCTGGGATAAGCATAAGGATCCCGGATTCGAGTACCCACCAGACACTCTGCTCGGCTACAGTGTGGAAGATTTCAGTGAAGCtcaaaaggaagaagagtCTAGTCTACAAAAAG TCTATGCCAAAACGATGAACACGAAAGCCGTAGGTGAGAGGGCTCCATTAGCGATCATGTCGAAGCGGGAGCTAACGGCAGATACTTCCAAATCAAGTGATGCTGCACTATGCGAATCCCCCGATACATCCATAGAGGACAACAATACGCCGCAAAAATCATCATGGTGGAGTTACCTTTATTCTTATATCTATTTCGTCTGA
- the LOC126577208 gene encoding stAR-related lipid transfer protein 7, mitochondrial isoform X2: MPMALKLALNSLAMRKLNRYLRKNVKDKSTSILRLWARQCEFVVAQQLRRSQQILTHYAKIWEERALRELLRRVRGQVQRHAKGFLLSSATLLSFDWERERIDLESVQEHMDDFQFLERLQKETIYCRRCEKRKLIDSRVDGVSYCCCPKNVTEMLSVERNAYTVWEPYIEQPRMITWRQEVKPGLYAYKVYVEYPDVTAEDFLHVQIDVEYRKKWDNTAVNLEVIDEDTSKGSNSHVIYWEALWPKLFANRDYVYNRRYFVDRQRRVIMIVNKSIEHPKCPAKPHTQRVHEYWSYMVIKPTSSFNKPGVSFVLTYFDNPGLSIPKYITTWVAKKQMPEFLHQLHQATLNYAKAKKQNETRIIEFWDKHKDPGFEYPPDTLLGYSVEDFSEAQKEEESSLQKVVEKKLKFWRYILFKIK, from the exons ATGCCCATGGCGCTCAAGCTAGCACTGAACTCTCTCGCCATGCGCAAATTGAACAGATACCTGCGAAAGAATGTTAAGGACAAGTCCACCAGCATATTGCGCCTATGGGCAAGGCAGTGTGAATTCGTCGTTGCCCAGCAGCTTCGCCGAAGTCAGCAGATCCTTACGCATTATGCTAAAATTTGGGAAGAACGAGCACTCCGTGAACTACTGCGGCGAGTCCGTGGCCAG GTACAACGACATGCTAAAGGATTTTTACTATCATCCGCCACCCTGCTGTCGTTCGACTGGGAGCGGGAAAGAATCGACCTGGAATCGGTGCAGGAGCACATGGATGACTTTCAGTTTCTAGAGCGCCTGCAAAAGGAAACGATCTACTGCCGGAGgtgcgaaaaaaggaaactgaTCGACAGTAGGGTGGACGGTGTCAGCTATTGCTGTTGTCCGAAGAACGTGACGGAGATGTTATCCGTCGAGCGAAATGCTTACACCGTTTGGGAACCTTATATCGAGCAGCCACGCATGATAACCTGGCGCCAAGAGGTGAAGCCAGGCCTGTACGCATATAAAG TTTACGTAGAATACCCGGATGTAACGGCCGAAGATTTCTTGCATGTGCAGATCGACGTGGAATATCGCAAAAAGTGGGACAATACAGCCGTGAACCTGGAGGTCATTGATGAAGATACGTCCAAAGGGTCGAACAGCCACGTTATTTACTGGGAAGCTTTATGGCCG AAATTGTTCGCAAATCGTGATTACGTGTACAACCGACGCTATTTTGTCGATCGCCAGCGGCGCGTGATCATGATCGTCAACAAGAGCATCGAACATCCAAAGTGTCCTGCTAAGCCGCACACCCAGCGTGTGCACGAGTACTGGAGTTACATGGTCATTAAGCCGACAAGCAGCTTCAATAAACCGGGCGTATCGTTTGTGCTGACTTACTTCGACAATCCGGGTCTTTCGATTCCGAAGTACATAACCACGTGGGTGGCGAAGAAACAGATGCCCGAATTTCTACATCAGTTGCACCAGGCCACGCTGAACTATGCCAAGGCAAAGAAGCAGAACGAGACGCGCATAATTGAGTTCTGGGATAAGCATAAGGATCCCGGATTCGAGTACCCACCAGACACTCTGCTCGGCTACAGTGTGGAAGATTTCAGTGAAGCtcaaaaggaagaagagtCTAGTCTACAAAAAG TGGttgaaaaaaagttaaaatttTGGCGCTATATACTGTTCAAAATTAAGTAG
- the LOC126574978 gene encoding high mobility group protein 20A — MDNENNTNPAACSTENPEPKMETALKTADQTEENNAAPKTETASEVGGGGTSSEVKPKPPPQKSAPMKRKRKKPPKDANAPKHPLTGYVRYMNDHRDAVRQKHPNLSHMDVTKLMAEDWSKLPEDKKKPYLEAAEADKERYNKEIQEYKLTKPQNAQPKPDDATTATGSKENPVLQPPPPVVAPYVNGRPEQKVIRRGDYDIPIFTEDFLDHNKVIESELRTLRKSNIDYEQQNSVLEKHVENMENGIQKLDSESCALDARNAVLESYLEKLKTSLATAFQGFPLGGECRGASLENIDQYLADLHQMADSSTQGHTLNKAKDIIRKLDLQKLEL; from the exons ATGGATAATGAAAACAATACTAATCCAGCTGCCTGCAGTACGGAAAATCCTGAGCCGAAAATGGAAACGGCTCTGAAGACGGCAGATCAGACGGAGGAAAATAATGCAGCtccaaaaacagaaaccgCTTCGgaagttggtggtggtgggacaTCCAGCGAAGTTAAGCCTAAACCGCCACCCCAAAAGAGTGCGCCGATGAAACGAAAGCGCAAGAAACCACCAAAGGATGCTAACGCACCGAAACATCCATTAACTG GGTATGTGCGTTACATGAACGATCATCGAGACGCGGTCCGGCAGAAACATCCAAACCTATCTCATATGGACGTGACGAAACTCATGGCTGAAGATTGGTCCAAGCTACCAGAGGATAAAAAGAAACCATACCTAGAGGCGGCAGAAGCAGATAAAGAACGTTACAATAAGGAAATTCAAGAGTACAAACTGACAAAACCGCAAAACGCACAACCAAAACCGGATGATGCGACGACAGCAACTGGTTCCAAAGAAAATCCTGTACTACAGCCCCCTCCACCGGTGGTAGCGCCGTACGTGAATGGGCGACCGGAGCAGAAAGTGATTCGTCGGGGTGATTACGATATACCTATTTTCACGGAAGACTTCCTCGACCATAACAAAGTCATCGAGTCCGAGCTGCGTACATTACGCAAATCGAACATTGACTACGAGCAACAAAACTCGGTGCTTGAGAAACATGTGGAAAACATGGAGAATGGCATACAGAAGCTAGACAGTGAATCGTGCGCTTTAGATGCACGAAATGCGGTTTTGGAGAGTTATTtggaaaaactgaaaaccTCCCTTGCCACCGCATTTCAGGGTTTCCCACTCGGAGGCGAATGTCGCGGGGCGTCGCTTGAAAACATCGATCAGTATTTAGCAGATTTGCATCAGATGGCTGACTCTAGCACGCAGGGCCATACGTTGAACAAAGCGAAAGACATTATCCGTAAGCTGGATTTACAAAAACTCGAACTGTAA
- the LOC126574980 gene encoding ATP synthase membrane subunit K, mitochondrial-like has product MAGGGDESKLTGLSRYFNGETMRGRANVAKATYASIGLLILYFSLKPSKK; this is encoded by the exons ATGgccggcggtggtgatgaaagCAAACTTACCGGACTCTCCCGCTACTTCAACGGGGAGACCATGCGAGGCCGAGCGAAT GTTGCCAAGGCCACCTATGCATCGATCGGCCTGCTGATCTTGTATTTTTCACTGAAACCCAGCAAGAAGTAG
- the LOC126574979 gene encoding peritrophin-1-like has product MVQLTVSKRVALPVLLTIAGLAFGALAQEACDGVPDGYFVQNKNDCKAYYYCRNGTAQLNKCPGDFYFNELKQVCDYRDKVSCHVCQQQTGLQVLPHPEKCEEFIVCSEGYSTVGHCSEGYLFDSQRSACHPAARVKCNTVRCPQQDNPNEIVYLPSVQRCDEYFICQSGMPVQTFCAPGLYWDRINQRCDLSQNVSCTL; this is encoded by the coding sequence ATGGTCCAACTTACGGTATCAAAGCGCGTTGCTCTTCCGGTGTTGCTTACCATAGCAGGCTTGGCCTTTGGAGCACTGGCCCAAGAAGCTTGCGACGGCGTTCCGGATGGCTATTTTGTGCAAAATAAGAACGACTGCAAGGCCTACTATTATTGCCGCAATGGAACAGCTCAGTTGAACAAGTGCCCGGGCGATTTCTACTTTAACGAACTGAAACAGGTCTGCGACTACCGGGACAAAGTGAGTTGCCACGTGTGCCAACAACAGACCGGATTGCAGGTTCTACCTCATCCCGAAAAGTGTGAGGAATTCATCGTATGCTCGGAGGGCTACTCGACCGTTGGACACTGCAGCGAGGGCTATCTGTTTGATAGCCAGCGTTCAGCCTGCCATCCGGCTGCACGCGTTAAGTGCAACACCGTACGATGTCCGCAGCAGGACAATCCCAATGAAATCGTCTATCTGCCGAGTGTACAGCGCTGTGACGAGTATTTCATCTGTCAGTCGGGTATGCCCGTACAAACGTTCTGCGCCCCCGGATTGTACTGGGATCGCATCAACCAGCGGTGTGATTTGTCACAAAACGTTTCCTGCACTCTgtga
- the LOC126574977 gene encoding putative fatty acyl-CoA reductase CG5065 — translation MAPPPSGSYESVTEFYSNTDVFLTGGTGFLGKVLIEKLLRSCPDIGRIFVLMRSKRGKSIEQRVAELANCPLFDRLKEENREALAKVVPVYGDITQLRLGMHEEEMQRLSKVTVAFHLAASVRFDDPLKDAIKTNICSTQEMFEVLQRAAPKVRAVVHVSTAYSNPEIRSVEEKLYPPKYDWRKLVQAADRCDAPTLDAVMPKLSQNSPNSYTFTKGLAEHVCRDYSNQLPLAIVRPSVVMFPIQEPMVGWVDNFNGPTGLLVSAGMGITRTAYIQQTNRINIIPVDVVVKNLILAAWKRGTIERDAGPGHLPIYNSAVTYQQSVEYKEMLDRGKEYLFEVPFSRMLWVPGGSPTDWKAWYYVKLLFTMILPALCLDILLRVLGHKPFLMNLQTRIYVGQLSIQYFAWHEWHFETKQMNSLPHFLNEQDRSAFGWYLPNETLTGDYLKNAYITIRRHLVKDPDETIAYAKRKLARMMLFERIIQLTAFGLVLVGVCRSFFGGRFNEL, via the exons atggcgccaccaccgtcaggaAGCTACGAGTCGGTGACAGAGTTTTACTCGAATACCGATGTGTTTCTTACCGGCGGAACGGGATTCCTGGGTAAggtgttgatcgaaaagctgTTGCGCTCCTGTCCAGATATCGGGCGTATATTTGTACTGATGCGAAGTAAGCGTGGCAAATCGATTGAGCAACGTGTGGCCGAGCTTGCCAACTGTCCT CTGTTCGATCGACTGAAGGAGGAAAACCGGGAAGCACTCGCCAAGGTGGTGCCCGTGTACGGCGATATTACGCAGCTTCGCCTCGGCATGCACGAGGAGGAGATGCAGCGGCTCAGCAAGGTGACGGTGGCATTCCATCTAGCGGCTAGCGTGCGCTTCGATGATCCATTAAAGGATGCgattaaaacaaacatctGCTCGACGCAGGAGATGTTTGAGGTGCTCCAGAGGGCCGCTCCCAAAGTACGTGCCGTGGTGCACGTGTCGACGGCCTACAGCAACCCCGAGATTCGATCAGTGGAGGAAAAG CTCTACCCGCCAAAGTATGACTGGAGGAAGCTGGTGCAAGCGGCGGATCGTTGCGACGCGCCCACCTTAGATGCCGTAATGCCAAA ATTGTCGCAAAACTCGCCAAATAGCTACACCTTTACGAAGGGACTGGCGGAGCATGTGTGCCGCGATTACAGTAACCAGTTGCCGTTGGCCATCGTGCGCCCATCGGTAGTGATGTTCCCGATTCAGGAACCAATGGTTGGCTGGGTGGATAATTTTAACGGGCCGACAGGATTGCTGGTGAGCGCAGGCATGGGCATCACAAGAACCGCGTACATTCAACAGACGAAccgcatcaacatcatcccggtcgatgtcgtcgtcaaAAATCTCATACTGGCCGCCTGGAAAAGGGGCACGATCGAACGTGACGCCGGCCCGGGCCATCTTCCTATCTATAACAGTGCCGTCACCTATCAGCAGTCCGTCGAATACAAAGAAATGTTGGATCGTGGCAAGGAATACTTGTTCGAGGTGCCTTTCAGTCGCATGCTTTGGGTTCCCGGTGGATCACCGACGGACTGGAAAGCATGGTACTATGTGAAG CTCTTGTTCACAATGATTCTGCCCGCATTGTGTTTGGACATTTTACTACGAGTACTAGGCCACAAACCATT CTTAATGAATCTACAAACTAGAATATATGTGGGCCAACTCTCGATACAGTACTTTGCGTGGCACGAATGGCACTTTGAGACTAAGCAGATGAATAGTTTGCCCCATTTCTTAAACGAACAGGACCG ATCGGCTTTCGGATGGTACTTGCCCAATGAAACTCTGACGGGGGATTATCTGAAGAACGCATACATTACCATCAGGCGTCATCTGGTGAAGGATCCCGACGAGACGATCGCTTATGCCAAGCGGAAGTTAGCACGCATGATGCTTTTCGAGCGTATCATACAGCTAACTGCCTTCGGATTGGTGTTGGTCGGAGTCTGCCGGTCATTTTTTGGCGGTAGGTTTAACGAGTTGTAA